A genomic stretch from Microbacterium proteolyticum includes:
- a CDS encoding HpcH/HpaI aldolase/citrate lyase family protein gives MTIAHTPAGAASAAPAPARVDLARTWMLRSPLVGGRETAADVLVIDLEDGLPAARKAEGRERARRAAAEAPVWLRISAAGTRDGEADLALGRELEDRLAGVVLAMCAGPDDVSHVSASLPAGTPIVAMVESAAALLAAPAIAAHPATRRLAFGTGDFRRDTGMSADRIALSWPRAQLVVASAAAGIAGPIDGPCGPIEQARDAALHAVSMGFTGTLALQDAVIAGAHAGYTPSPAEVEAARSVLSATPDGPVDGSYAPTLARARALVERAEALAAL, from the coding sequence GTGACCATCGCGCACACCCCGGCGGGGGCGGCTTCGGCCGCCCCCGCCCCCGCGCGTGTGGACCTGGCCCGCACGTGGATGCTCCGCTCGCCGCTGGTGGGCGGCCGGGAGACCGCGGCGGACGTGCTCGTGATCGACCTCGAAGACGGTCTCCCCGCCGCCCGCAAGGCCGAGGGACGCGAGCGGGCCCGCCGCGCCGCCGCCGAGGCTCCCGTGTGGCTGCGCATCAGCGCGGCGGGCACCCGCGACGGGGAGGCGGATCTCGCCCTGGGTCGAGAGCTCGAGGATCGTCTGGCGGGCGTCGTCCTGGCGATGTGCGCCGGACCCGACGACGTCTCGCACGTGTCGGCATCCCTCCCGGCCGGAACCCCGATCGTGGCGATGGTCGAGTCGGCCGCAGCGCTGCTCGCGGCCCCCGCGATCGCCGCTCATCCGGCCACCCGTCGCCTCGCCTTCGGGACCGGCGACTTCCGCCGTGACACCGGCATGTCCGCCGACCGCATCGCGCTGTCGTGGCCGCGTGCGCAGCTCGTGGTGGCTTCGGCCGCCGCCGGCATCGCCGGTCCCATCGACGGCCCGTGCGGTCCGATCGAGCAGGCGCGGGATGCCGCCCTGCACGCGGTCTCGATGGGCTTCACCGGCACGCTCGCCTTGCAGGATGCCGTGATCGCCGGCGCTCACGCGGGCTACACGCCGTCGCCCGCCGAGGTGGAAGCTGCGCGGTCGGTGCTGTCGGCGACTCCCGACGGTCCCGTGGACGGCTCCTACGCCCCGACCCTGGCCCGCGCGCGTGCGCTGGTCGAACGCGCCGAGGCGCTCGCGGCGCTCTGA
- a CDS encoding helix-turn-helix domain-containing protein, protein MSLEAYIWCAALKLDVCNGTPFRVLLCLADRADSLGYGAYPHVSTMAEQLGCSDRTVQRAIRDLTAAGLIREGDQRYVQHLDSRYRPTVYDVLTTALVTLESRGDNRVTPNRSRGDKKRHPGVTSAVALRTVQEPTYQDSSRELTLVTAQEVEEDQ, encoded by the coding sequence ATGAGCCTCGAAGCGTACATCTGGTGCGCCGCGCTCAAGCTCGACGTGTGCAACGGTACGCCTTTCCGAGTCCTCCTCTGCCTCGCTGACCGCGCCGACTCACTCGGCTACGGGGCCTACCCGCACGTCTCGACCATGGCCGAACAGCTCGGATGTTCAGACCGAACCGTCCAGCGTGCCATTCGCGACCTGACCGCGGCGGGCCTCATCCGCGAGGGCGATCAGCGCTACGTGCAACACCTCGACTCCCGCTATCGGCCCACCGTTTACGACGTGCTCACGACGGCGCTCGTCACCCTCGAATCCAGGGGTGACAACCGTGTCACCCCTAACCGATCCAGGGGTGACAAGAAACGGCATCCAGGGGTGACATCTGCTGTCGCACTAAGAACCGTCCAAGAACCTACTTACCAAGACTCTTCTAGGGAACTCACCTTGGTAACCGCGCAAGAGGTCGAGGAAGACCAATGA
- a CDS encoding helix-turn-helix domain-containing protein, translating into MTMLNDTTLTLGQRFRVARIAANLKQSELAATIGVARATLSLWENGETEPTASKLFALARATGQPLDWFAETTDQKVRGSSPFGRTLC; encoded by the coding sequence ATGACGATGCTGAACGACACCACCCTGACGCTGGGTCAGCGGTTCCGCGTGGCCCGGATCGCAGCCAACCTGAAGCAGAGTGAGCTAGCCGCCACGATCGGCGTCGCTCGCGCCACCCTTAGCCTGTGGGAGAACGGCGAGACGGAGCCGACCGCCTCGAAGCTGTTCGCACTCGCTCGCGCGACCGGTCAGCCGCTCGACTGGTTCGCGGAGACTACGGATCAGAAGGTTAGGGGTTCGAGTCCCTTCGGGCGCACACTGTGTTGA
- a CDS encoding DnaJ family domain-containing protein yields MTEDPRQAAERYRLDRELRAAGLEPEPDVAGSAGDTRSTPERGSTAAERAAFVETAIQQAIRRGEFDDLPGAGKPLPDLGSSHDPDWWIRRKIETEKLTGLGPPALTLRVEHAELAERLDAIPREPEVREAVQDFNRRVIEARRQLLGGPPVVTPTVDVDAEVAAWAERRRAREAAASVQAPVRRRRWFGRGR; encoded by the coding sequence ATGACCGAGGATCCGCGTCAGGCGGCGGAGCGCTACCGGCTCGATCGCGAGCTGCGCGCGGCCGGACTCGAACCCGAACCGGATGTCGCCGGGTCGGCGGGCGACACGCGGTCGACGCCCGAGCGCGGGTCCACCGCCGCCGAGCGTGCGGCGTTCGTCGAGACCGCCATCCAGCAGGCCATCCGCCGCGGTGAGTTCGACGACCTGCCCGGGGCCGGCAAACCCCTCCCCGATCTCGGGTCGTCGCACGACCCCGACTGGTGGATCCGCCGCAAGATCGAGACGGAGAAACTCACCGGCCTCGGGCCCCCGGCGCTCACGCTCCGCGTCGAGCATGCGGAACTGGCGGAGCGGCTGGATGCCATCCCGCGCGAGCCCGAGGTGCGCGAGGCGGTGCAGGACTTCAACCGCCGGGTCATCGAGGCACGGCGGCAACTTCTCGGAGGGCCCCCGGTGGTCACGCCGACGGTGGACGTGGATGCCGAGGTCGCGGCGTGGGCCGAACGACGGCGGGCGCGCGAGGCGGCGGCGTCGGTGCAGGCGCCGGTCCGGCGCCGGCGCTGGTTCGGGCGAGGACGCTGA
- a CDS encoding oxygenase MpaB family protein, with translation MTDASSPAVPGWIQSLRGKILTALAGDPTGMAPYVRDIADGDDTGYFVENGPAWTVHAGMGTLVAGIRALLLQALHPGALAGVHDWSRYREDPIGRLTGTVRWVITLTYGSKAQADAETRRVGRFHQRVKGEYRAGDGSERAYTAEAVDLVRWVHLAFTDAFLAGHEASGKPIPGGPDAYVADWATAGRLMRVVDPPMTRAALRGEIDGFFERGELRGGERVDDVVRFLRTPPFPGAMGLAYRVLFAAAVATIPRRYRKMLGVHRWPLPVLALTRVVLRITERALGAGPRAQDMARERLRRLEREAA, from the coding sequence GTGACAGACGCTTCCTCCCCCGCTGTCCCGGGCTGGATCCAGTCGCTCCGCGGGAAGATCCTGACCGCTCTCGCGGGCGACCCGACGGGAATGGCTCCGTACGTGCGCGACATCGCCGACGGCGACGACACCGGGTACTTCGTCGAGAACGGTCCCGCGTGGACGGTGCACGCCGGCATGGGGACGCTGGTCGCCGGCATCCGGGCCCTCCTCCTGCAGGCGCTGCACCCCGGAGCACTCGCGGGCGTGCACGACTGGTCGCGCTATCGCGAAGACCCCATCGGCCGCCTCACCGGGACCGTGCGCTGGGTCATCACGCTGACGTACGGATCGAAGGCGCAGGCGGATGCCGAGACCCGGCGCGTCGGGCGCTTCCACCAACGCGTGAAGGGCGAGTACCGGGCCGGTGACGGCTCCGAGCGGGCCTACACGGCGGAAGCCGTCGACCTCGTGCGGTGGGTGCACCTCGCCTTCACCGATGCCTTCCTCGCCGGACACGAGGCGTCGGGCAAACCCATCCCCGGCGGACCCGACGCCTACGTCGCCGACTGGGCGACGGCGGGGCGCCTGATGCGGGTCGTGGACCCGCCTATGACCCGTGCGGCGCTCCGCGGCGAGATCGACGGGTTCTTCGAGCGCGGAGAGCTGCGCGGCGGCGAACGCGTCGACGACGTGGTGAGGTTCCTCCGCACACCCCCGTTCCCGGGCGCGATGGGCCTGGCCTATCGGGTGCTGTTCGCGGCGGCCGTGGCGACCATCCCCCGCCGATACCGCAAGATGCTCGGCGTGCACCGGTGGCCGCTCCCCGTACTCGCGCTGACGCGCGTCGTCCTGCGCATCACGGAACGGGCGCTGGGCGCGGGACCGCGCGCGCAGGACATGGCGCGCGAGCGACTGCGGAGGTTGGAGCGGGAGGCGGCATGA
- a CDS encoding cation:dicarboxylate symporter family transporter — MALSLRTTRDGRPRKKIDRNHWLYISVIIAVVGGIVVGLVAPAFATTLEPIGKGFVSLIKMMIAPVIFCTIVVGIGSIAKASTVGKIGGLAMVYFLVMSSFALIIGLIVGNIIHPGEGLNIAGATYETSSEPTTTQDFILGIIPTTFFSAFTGGSILQVLFIALLVGFALQRMGERGAQMVDAIRNFQVLVFRILGMILWLAPIGAFGAIAAVVGKTGFAAVISLGILMGAFYLTCFVFIVGVLGTLLYAVTRVNIFTLMKYLGREYLLIVGTSSSEAALPRLIAKMEHLGVSKPVVGITVPTGYSFNLDGTAIYLTMASLFIASAMGAPMSIPEQIGLMIFMIIASKGAAGVTGAGLATLAGGLSAYRPDLVNGVGVIVGIDRFMSEARAVTNFTGNAVATMLIGAWTKEYDGQRVREVLAGNIPFDENLLTGDDHGSVNTAADAKELASAEVGTGPATVDTDTLDAFRAKAEAEAAARSRS, encoded by the coding sequence ATGGCACTTTCACTCCGCACCACTCGCGACGGTCGGCCGCGTAAGAAGATCGACCGCAACCACTGGCTCTACATCTCGGTGATCATCGCCGTCGTCGGCGGCATCGTCGTGGGCCTCGTCGCCCCCGCGTTCGCGACGACGCTCGAGCCGATCGGCAAGGGCTTCGTCAGCCTCATCAAGATGATGATCGCCCCGGTCATCTTCTGCACGATCGTCGTCGGCATCGGCTCCATCGCCAAGGCCTCCACGGTCGGCAAGATCGGTGGCCTGGCGATGGTCTACTTCCTGGTCATGTCGTCGTTCGCCCTGATCATCGGCCTCATCGTCGGCAACATCATCCACCCCGGCGAGGGCCTGAACATCGCCGGTGCCACCTACGAGACGTCGTCCGAGCCCACCACCACGCAGGACTTCATCCTCGGCATCATCCCGACCACGTTCTTCTCGGCCTTCACCGGCGGCAGCATCCTCCAGGTGCTGTTCATCGCCCTGCTCGTCGGCTTCGCCCTGCAGCGCATGGGCGAGCGCGGCGCGCAGATGGTCGACGCCATCCGCAACTTCCAGGTGCTCGTCTTCCGCATCCTCGGCATGATCCTGTGGCTCGCCCCGATCGGTGCGTTCGGTGCGATCGCCGCCGTCGTCGGCAAGACCGGCTTCGCCGCCGTTATCAGCCTCGGCATCCTGATGGGTGCGTTCTACCTCACGTGCTTCGTCTTCATCGTCGGCGTCCTCGGAACGCTGCTGTACGCCGTGACCCGCGTCAACATCTTCACGCTTATGAAGTACCTGGGCCGCGAGTACCTGCTCATCGTCGGCACCTCCTCGTCCGAGGCCGCGCTTCCCCGCCTCATCGCGAAGATGGAGCACCTCGGTGTGTCCAAGCCCGTCGTCGGTATCACCGTCCCGACCGGCTACTCGTTTAACCTCGACGGCACGGCCATCTACCTGACCATGGCGTCGCTGTTCATCGCCTCCGCCATGGGTGCCCCGATGTCTATCCCGGAGCAGATCGGTCTCATGATCTTCATGATCATCGCCTCCAAGGGTGCGGCCGGTGTGACCGGTGCGGGTCTTGCGACCCTCGCCGGTGGTCTCTCGGCCTACCGTCCCGACCTGGTCAACGGCGTCGGCGTCATCGTCGGCATCGACCGGTTCATGTCCGAGGCCCGCGCCGTCACCAACTTCACCGGCAACGCCGTGGCCACCATGCTCATCGGCGCCTGGACCAAGGAGTACGACGGCCAGCGCGTTCGCGAGGTGCTCGCCGGCAACATCCCGTTCGACGAGAACCTGCTCACCGGTGACGACCACGGCTCGGTCAACACCGCGGCGGATGCCAAGGAGCTCGCTTCGGCGGAGGTCGGCACCGGCCCGGCCACCGTCGACACCGACACGCTCGACGCCTTCCGTGCCAAGGCGGAGGCGGAGGCGGCGGCCCGGAGCCGTTCGTGA
- a CDS encoding sensor histidine kinase codes for MGRKERGMRLSVGGRLALVSLGVVVLVAGVLAALLSVQLSDSGQREAEKVTRSVAETFAHEAEIATLVEERDSDRLQPMVEQILPDADLSFVTIMTPDGIRLTHRNRSEIGEQYQGSRGEALAGETFTEVYVGTLGPSVRTIAPIREGGDEDGPIVGLVSVGVTLGAVQQDLAARVPLIVAASAAIVGFGVLGAMLVRRSARRVTGSYTPRELSRLVESYETVLHSLREGLVVTDRDGRIVLYNDEAADLLGLPPAITGQVSLDPRAADMDAALADAIASGRRMVEETVVNGERVLLVNQEEARDLTGRRAPERGHVMTLRDRSELQALLGELEGVRTLSDTLRSQTHEHGNRLHALLALLELGRVDEARRLIVASTEDRQELADRLVSDDDDAVIVALLLGKLDEAAERGVRLDLDVAEPAPRVPLAAPEAVTVVGNLVDNALDAAAAGGEPRWVRVTLAEKEGDAVFEVADSGEGFDPSLPDPFAYGASTKPAHAPGGRGVGLALVRDIVAAHGGTLQLAAEPTTVRVFLPVVVSA; via the coding sequence ATGGGCAGGAAAGAGCGGGGGATGCGACTGAGCGTGGGCGGGCGCCTGGCCCTCGTGTCGCTCGGCGTCGTCGTGCTCGTCGCCGGGGTGCTCGCGGCCCTGCTGTCGGTGCAGCTGAGCGACTCGGGCCAGCGCGAAGCCGAGAAGGTGACCCGCTCGGTGGCGGAGACCTTCGCCCACGAGGCGGAGATCGCCACCCTCGTCGAAGAGCGCGACTCCGACCGCCTGCAGCCGATGGTCGAGCAGATCCTGCCCGACGCCGACCTGTCGTTCGTCACGATCATGACGCCCGACGGCATCCGTCTCACGCACCGCAACCGTTCGGAGATCGGCGAGCAGTACCAGGGATCGCGCGGCGAAGCCCTCGCCGGCGAGACGTTCACCGAGGTCTACGTCGGAACGCTCGGCCCGTCGGTGCGCACCATCGCCCCCATCCGCGAGGGCGGCGACGAAGACGGTCCCATCGTGGGCCTCGTCTCGGTCGGCGTCACCCTCGGCGCCGTGCAGCAGGACCTCGCGGCCCGCGTCCCCCTGATCGTCGCGGCATCCGCCGCCATCGTCGGTTTCGGCGTGCTCGGCGCCATGCTCGTGCGGCGCAGCGCCCGCCGCGTGACCGGCTCGTACACGCCCCGAGAGCTGTCGCGCCTCGTCGAGAGCTACGAGACGGTGCTGCACTCGCTGCGCGAGGGCCTCGTCGTCACCGACCGCGACGGACGCATCGTGCTGTACAACGACGAAGCCGCCGACCTGTTGGGGCTCCCGCCCGCCATCACCGGGCAGGTCTCGCTCGATCCTCGTGCCGCCGACATGGATGCCGCCCTGGCCGACGCCATCGCGAGCGGGCGGCGCATGGTCGAGGAGACGGTGGTCAACGGCGAGCGGGTGCTGCTGGTGAACCAGGAGGAGGCGCGCGATCTCACCGGGCGCCGGGCGCCCGAGCGCGGACACGTCATGACTCTTCGCGATCGCTCCGAGCTGCAGGCACTGCTCGGAGAGCTGGAGGGCGTCCGCACGCTGAGCGACACCCTGCGCTCGCAGACGCACGAGCACGGCAATCGCCTGCATGCACTCCTGGCGCTGCTCGAGCTCGGACGGGTCGACGAGGCCCGGCGCCTGATCGTGGCATCCACGGAAGACCGGCAAGAGCTCGCCGACCGGCTGGTGTCCGACGACGATGACGCCGTCATCGTCGCCCTGCTGCTGGGAAAGCTCGACGAGGCTGCGGAGCGCGGTGTGCGTCTCGACCTCGACGTCGCCGAACCCGCCCCGCGCGTGCCTCTGGCGGCTCCCGAGGCCGTGACCGTCGTGGGCAACCTGGTCGACAACGCCCTGGATGCCGCCGCCGCGGGCGGCGAGCCCCGCTGGGTGCGCGTGACGCTCGCCGAGAAAGAGGGCGATGCCGTGTTCGAGGTCGCCGACAGCGGCGAGGGGTTCGATCCCTCGCTCCCCGACCCGTTCGCCTACGGCGCGTCGACGAAACCCGCGCACGCCCCGGGCGGACGCGGAGTCGGGCTCGCCCTCGTGCGCGACATCGTCGCCGCACACGGGGGCACGCTGCAACTCGCCGCCGAGCCGACGACGGTGCGGGTGTTCCTGCCCGTGGTGGTGTCGGCGTGA
- a CDS encoding asparagine synthase: MGRTNDAIAEGLSIATAAARLAVRNRILVETIARGGQFDGDVFADFARETLTALADEQDQAAARVTHQRKRAWGRFSDSSGTHDYRDRDTRNLRRRAKQSRGVAKELRAFAADPERLAELVTDARMAAWGDVEANLSKRLDVEGMTADADPEYAQMRKARMDALRMVDLARLASQAKRRAKERSAAAELGADSPDPPADGDGKAAKKKKSTAR, from the coding sequence TTGGGGCGTACGAATGATGCCATCGCCGAGGGACTGTCGATCGCGACGGCCGCGGCTCGCCTCGCTGTGCGCAACCGCATCCTCGTCGAGACGATTGCCCGCGGGGGGCAGTTCGACGGCGACGTCTTCGCCGACTTCGCGCGAGAGACCCTGACGGCGCTGGCCGACGAGCAGGACCAGGCCGCCGCGCGGGTCACCCACCAGCGCAAGCGGGCGTGGGGTCGATTCTCGGACTCGTCCGGCACCCACGACTACCGCGATCGCGACACCCGCAACCTCCGTCGCCGTGCCAAGCAGTCGCGCGGGGTGGCCAAGGAGCTGCGCGCGTTCGCCGCCGATCCGGAGCGGCTGGCCGAGCTCGTCACCGACGCGCGGATGGCCGCCTGGGGCGACGTCGAGGCCAACCTCAGCAAGCGTCTCGACGTCGAGGGCATGACCGCGGATGCCGATCCCGAGTACGCCCAGATGCGCAAGGCGCGCATGGACGCCCTGCGGATGGTCGACCTGGCACGGCTCGCCTCGCAGGCGAAACGCCGGGCGAAGGAGCGGTCAGCGGCCGCGGAGCTCGGAGCGGACTCGCCCGACCCGCCGGCGGACGGCGACGGCAAGGCCGCGAAGAAGAAGAAGTCGACCGCGCGCTGA
- a CDS encoding DUF4383 domain-containing protein, with the protein MSSSPNRLVATVFGAVYLLVGLLGFAVTGGVGFIATDGGLLLGIFEVNPLHNIAHLLIGGALLVAGLANARAAKGVNTTVGAVYLLLGIVGFFLVETPANILALNVPDHFLHLASAVVLLGVGLGTERNIPRTAAV; encoded by the coding sequence ATGAGCTCATCACCCAATCGCCTCGTGGCCACCGTCTTCGGCGCTGTCTACCTGCTCGTCGGACTGCTCGGCTTCGCCGTCACCGGCGGTGTCGGGTTCATCGCCACCGACGGCGGTCTGCTGCTGGGCATCTTCGAGGTCAACCCGCTGCACAACATCGCGCACCTTCTGATCGGTGGCGCGCTGCTGGTCGCCGGTCTCGCGAACGCCCGTGCCGCCAAGGGCGTCAACACCACCGTCGGTGCGGTCTACCTTCTGCTCGGCATCGTCGGCTTCTTCCTGGTCGAGACCCCGGCCAACATCCTCGCGCTGAACGTGCCCGACCACTTCCTGCACCTCGCCAGCGCCGTCGTGCTGCTCGGTGTCGGCCTCGGCACCGAGCGCAACATCCCGCGCACCGCGGCGGTGTGA
- a CDS encoding enoyl-CoA hydratase/isomerase family protein, giving the protein MTTGPVRLEISDGIARVTLNRPDAANAISLDLARSLGAAVGTIARADVRVVVVQGAGGSFSAGGDVGEMAAADDLSGFVLELATTFHGALADLAELDAVIIAAVDGVAAGGGLGLALCADVVLASDRALFLTAYEAIGLSPDSGASYLLPRVIGASRARAMSAVGLRVDAASARDIGLAHAVVPSAELPDAVRAMAAKLAARPQGHMSASRALFRGADPGEFRRHLEAEARAISVAAASPEAARLIREHAVRAQRSAAAARRRAERGVAA; this is encoded by the coding sequence ATGACGACCGGACCCGTACGACTCGAGATCTCCGACGGCATCGCCCGGGTGACCCTGAACCGCCCCGACGCCGCCAATGCCATCAGCCTCGACCTCGCCCGCTCGCTGGGCGCAGCGGTCGGAACCATCGCGCGTGCCGATGTACGCGTGGTGGTCGTCCAGGGGGCGGGGGGCAGCTTCAGCGCCGGCGGTGACGTCGGCGAGATGGCCGCGGCCGACGACCTGAGCGGCTTCGTGCTCGAGCTGGCGACGACGTTCCACGGAGCGCTCGCCGACCTCGCCGAACTGGACGCCGTCATCATCGCGGCCGTCGACGGTGTCGCCGCGGGCGGCGGGCTGGGCCTGGCGCTCTGCGCCGACGTCGTCCTCGCCTCCGACCGCGCCCTCTTCCTCACCGCCTACGAGGCCATCGGCCTGAGCCCCGACAGCGGAGCGTCGTATCTGCTACCCCGGGTCATCGGAGCCTCCCGCGCCCGCGCCATGAGCGCGGTCGGTCTGCGAGTGGATGCCGCGTCAGCCCGCGACATCGGTCTGGCACACGCGGTCGTGCCCTCGGCCGAGCTGCCCGACGCCGTCCGGGCGATGGCGGCGAAGCTCGCCGCGCGCCCCCAGGGGCACATGTCCGCCTCTCGCGCCCTGTTCCGCGGGGCGGACCCCGGCGAATTCCGACGCCACCTCGAGGCGGAGGCCCGGGCGATCAGCGTCGCCGCCGCGTCGCCCGAGGCGGCCCGTCTCATCCGTGAGCACGCCGTCAGGGCTCAGCGCAGCGCGGCCGCCGCGCGGCGGCGGGCGGAGCGCGGCGTGGCCGCCTGA
- a CDS encoding YdeI/OmpD-associated family protein, with protein MEFHTSLSQTGNSTGIEVPPEVVEELGGGKRAAVVVDVNGYVYRSTIGVMGGRFLIPFSSDKRAATGLAGGDAIVVGLTLDTAPRTVEVPADLAAALEEAGARAAFEALSPSARKAHVTGVESAKAADTRARRIAAVVSALS; from the coding sequence ATGGAGTTCCACACGAGTCTCTCTCAGACGGGCAACAGCACCGGAATCGAGGTGCCGCCCGAGGTCGTCGAGGAGCTCGGAGGCGGCAAGCGCGCCGCCGTCGTGGTCGACGTCAACGGTTACGTCTACCGCAGCACGATCGGGGTGATGGGCGGTCGTTTCCTCATCCCCTTCTCCTCCGACAAGCGCGCCGCCACGGGCCTGGCCGGAGGTGACGCCATCGTCGTCGGCCTCACGCTCGACACGGCGCCGCGCACCGTCGAGGTGCCCGCCGATCTCGCTGCGGCTCTCGAGGAGGCGGGTGCCCGCGCTGCCTTCGAGGCGCTGTCGCCGAGCGCCCGGAAGGCGCATGTCACCGGTGTCGAATCCGCCAAGGCCGCCGACACGCGCGCGCGACGCATCGCCGCGGTGGTCTCCGCCCTCAGCTGA